The following coding sequences are from one Candidatus Aquicultor sp. window:
- a CDS encoding phosphoglycerate kinase: MNKKTVRDIDETNKRVLVRVDFNVPIQNGVVTDNSRIKAALPTIEYLINHNAKVMLMSHLGRPKGQEEQFRLDPVAQALADLLGREVEKVDEVVGPQVREAVEKMKQGDVLLLENLRFDPREKKNDPEFAKELASLADVYVNDAFGASHRAHASVVGVAQYLPAVAGFLLGKEVDTLTSLLKDPKRPFVAILGGSKVSDKLGVIDRFIDIVDALLIGGGMCFTFLKAKGYNVGKSLLEEDKLDYCREVLTKADEKDIAIYLPSDVVIAQEISPDAEARVVSVDSIPDGWMGLDIGPDTIAVYRGIIGSAQTIFWNGPMGVFEINQFSRGTEEIALAIAESSATGIVGGGDSVAALKKYHLEDRVSFVSTGGGAGLELLEGKPLPGVEALMDK; this comes from the coding sequence TTGAATAAGAAAACAGTTCGAGACATTGATGAAACGAACAAACGGGTGTTGGTCCGCGTTGATTTTAACGTACCGATCCAAAACGGCGTCGTCACCGATAACAGCAGAATCAAAGCGGCGCTGCCAACCATCGAATACCTCATAAATCATAACGCAAAGGTTATGCTCATGAGCCACCTGGGCAGGCCTAAAGGCCAGGAAGAGCAGTTTAGGCTCGATCCGGTGGCGCAGGCGCTCGCAGATTTACTCGGCAGAGAAGTCGAGAAGGTCGACGAGGTTGTCGGCCCGCAAGTCAGGGAAGCGGTCGAGAAAATGAAGCAGGGCGATGTACTGCTTCTCGAGAATCTGCGTTTCGATCCACGCGAAAAGAAAAACGATCCCGAGTTCGCAAAAGAGCTCGCAAGCCTTGCCGATGTCTACGTCAATGACGCGTTCGGCGCATCGCATCGCGCACACGCGTCCGTTGTAGGGGTTGCCCAGTATCTGCCGGCGGTTGCCGGATTCCTGCTTGGGAAAGAAGTCGACACGCTTACTTCGCTCCTCAAAGACCCAAAGCGACCGTTCGTCGCCATCCTCGGGGGCAGCAAAGTTTCAGATAAACTCGGTGTTATCGATAGGTTTATCGATATCGTCGACGCGCTTCTCATTGGTGGTGGGATGTGCTTTACCTTCCTAAAGGCAAAGGGCTATAATGTCGGGAAATCGCTGCTGGAAGAGGACAAGCTCGATTATTGCCGTGAGGTGCTCACAAAAGCCGACGAGAAGGATATCGCCATTTATTTACCGTCCGATGTTGTGATTGCGCAAGAGATAAGCCCCGATGCGGAGGCGCGGGTAGTATCGGTCGATTCCATCCCCGATGGCTGGATGGGCTTAGATATCGGCCCGGATACCATCGCAGTCTACCGGGGTATTATCGGTAGCGCCCAGACAATCTTCTGGAACGGCCCGATGGGCGTGTTCGAGATCAATCAGTTCTCGCGCGGCACAGAGGAAATTGCATTAGCAATTGCAGAGTCGAGTGCGACCGGCATCGTCGGCGGCGGCGATTCGGTCGCTGCGCTTAAGAAATATCACCTTGAAGATAGGGTTTCATTTGTTTCGACCGGCGGCGGTGCCGGCCTCGAGCTGCTTGAAGGCAAGCCGCTACCGGGCGTTGAAGCGTTAATGGATAAATAA